The nucleotide window GCGGGCAAGTCCACCCTGACCAACGCCCTGGTGGGCACCAAGGTGGCCATCACCTCCGGGCGCCCCCAGACCACGCGCCACAATGTGCGCGGCGTGGTCCACCGCGAGGGCGCCCAGCTGGTGCTGGTCGACACCCCCGGCATGCACCGGCCCCGCACCCTGCTGGGCAAGCGCCTCAACGACCTGGTGCGCCAGACCCTGGCCGATGTCGACGTCGTGGCCCTGTGCATCCCGGCCGATGAGAGGATCGGGCCCGGCGACCGCTTCATCGCCCGGGACCTGGCCGATCTGCGCAGGCCCGTGGTGGCCGTGGTCACCAAGGCCGACAAGGTCTCGCGCCAGGACCTGGCCGCCCAGCTGCTGGCCGTCGACGCCCTGGGGGAGTGGGCCGACATCGTGCCGGTCTCGGCGGTGAGCGGCGAGCAGATCGGGACCCTGGAGGAGGTGCTCATCAAGCACCTGCCCCTGTCCCCGCCCCTGTACCCCACCGGGGAGATCACCGATGAGCCCCAGGAGGTGATGATCGCCGAGCTGGTCCGGGAGGCCGCCCTGGAGGGGGTGCGCGAGGAGCTGCCCCACTCCCTGGCCGTCGTGGTCGATGAGATCGCCGACCCCAGTGACACCACCCGCGAGGCCGGCCTGGTCAAGGGCGCGGGCCAGCGGCTCCAGGTGCGCATCTCCCTGGTGGTCGAGCGCGACTCCCAGAAGGCCATCATCATCGGCAGGGGCGGCTCGCGCCTCAAGGAGGTGGGTGTCAAGGCGCGCCGGGGCATCGAGGAGCTGGTGGGCCGCAAGGTCTACCTCGATCTGCATGTGCGCACCGCCAAGGACTGGCAGTCCGACCCCAAGGCCCTGGCCCGCCTCGGGTTCTGAGGCCATCGGGGCGGATCGTGTCGCGGCCCGGCTGTGCTTCGGCGCGGTCATGGCGCACACTGGGACTCATGAACTCGTGGGCCGCCGCGGCAGGCCCATCGGTCCTGGCCACCCTCCTGACGCACAAGAATGGGAGTGCACTATGACAACGACGTCACCTCACACCGGCCCTGAGCCCGCCCCCGGGCGCCCGGCGCCCGGAGCCTGCCCCGCCGAGCTGTGGGATCTTGGCGCCCGGGCGGTGGCCCGCGCCCGCATCTGGGCGGATGCCTCAGCCCATGAGCCGGTGCCCCGCACGGCCGAGCTCCTGTCGCGCATCCTGGCCGACCCCGATGGCCTGGAGTTCACCACGCGCTTCGTCGACGACGTCGTGCGGCCCGCCGACCTCGACGTGGCCGGGCGGGCCCTCCAGCGCCTGGCCGCTGGGCGCACCGGCTTCCTGCCCCCGGCGCTGTCGGCGGCCATGGGCCTGGGCGGGCTCGCCTCGCGCCTGGCCCCCTCGGCGGTGGCGGCCATCGCCCGGCGCACCTTCCGCGAGCTGGTCGGCGACCTGGTGGTCGACGCCACCGAGCGGGGGCTGGGCCCGGCCCTGGCCCGCCTGCGCAAGGGCGGCAACCGGCTCAACGTCAACCTGCTGGGCGAGGCGGTCCTGGGCGAGCAGGAGGCGGGGCGCCGCCTGGCCGATGTCGCCGACCTGGTGGCCCGCGAGGACGTCGACTACGTCTCGGTCAAGGTCTCGGCGGTCACCGGTCCCCACAACCCGTGGGGCTTCGATGAGGTGGTGGCCCACGGCGTGGAGGTCCTCACGCCCCTGTACCGCCTGGCCCGCGACCACGGCACCTTCCTCAACCTGGACATGGAGGACTACAAGGACCTCGACCTGACCCTGGCGGTCTTCACCGCCATCCTGGACCAGGAGGACCTGGCCGGCTATGAGGCCGGCATCGTCCTGCAGGCCTACCTGCCCGACTCCCTGGCCGCGATGCAGCGCCTCCAGCAGTGGGCGACCGCCCGCGTGGACGCCGGCGGCGCCCGCATCAAGGTGCGCGTGGTCAAGGGCGCCAACCTGGCCATGGAGGCCGTCGATGCCCAGATCCACGGCTGGCAGATGACCACCCTGCCCTCCAAGCAGGCCACCGACACCAACTACAAGCGCATCCTGGACTGGGCGATGACCCCCGAGCGCACCCGGAGCATCCGCCTGGGCGTGGCCGGCCAGAACCTGTTCGACATCGCCCTGGCCTACGAGATGCGCGCCGAGCGCGGCCTGGAGGACGGCGACGCCGTGGAGTTCGAGATGCTCTCGGGCATGGCCACCGGCATCCAGGAGGTCGTGCGCCGCGACGTGGGTCACCTGCTCCTCTACGTCCCGGTGGTCTCGCCCACCGAGTTCGATGTGGCCATCGCCTACCTGGTGCGGCGCCTGGAGGAGAACGCGGCGCCGGCCAACTTCATGTCCGGGGTCTTCGACATCGCCACCGATGAGGCGGTCTTCACCCGGGAGCGCGACCGCTTCCTGGCGGCCCTGGCCGACGTCGATCCCTCCGCGCCCCTGCCCACGGCCCGTCGCGATCAGGACCGCCTGGCCGAGCAGGAGGCGGGCCTGCCGCCCATGGACGCCGAGCCGCGCCCCTTCGCCGCCACCCCCGACTCCG belongs to Actinomyces capricornis and includes:
- the era gene encoding GTPase Era, with product MTRTHDSHETSPEPVGTDGPERDAERPGPPAGFRFPSDAELMDGPNALEDDWEDGDDGGDGDDDGEWPEGPGGLPASARVEVSIPDYPEDFRAGFACLVGRPNAGKSTLTNALVGTKVAITSGRPQTTRHNVRGVVHREGAQLVLVDTPGMHRPRTLLGKRLNDLVRQTLADVDVVALCIPADERIGPGDRFIARDLADLRRPVVAVVTKADKVSRQDLAAQLLAVDALGEWADIVPVSAVSGEQIGTLEEVLIKHLPLSPPLYPTGEITDEPQEVMIAELVREAALEGVREELPHSLAVVVDEIADPSDTTREAGLVKGAGQRLQVRISLVVERDSQKAIIIGRGGSRLKEVGVKARRGIEELVGRKVYLDLHVRTAKDWQSDPKALARLGF